One window of Mixophyes fleayi isolate aMixFle1 chromosome 3, aMixFle1.hap1, whole genome shotgun sequence genomic DNA carries:
- the B3GNT2 gene encoding N-acetyllactosaminide beta-1,3-N-acetylglucosaminyltransferase 2 produces the protein MSIGRRRLKLVGILMMVNFFIYVIVEVSKSDSQDKSGKGQLLLPHGKFWREHTASSAYWNREQQKLDRLYNPILNMLNNVTVEEMVASNASLLNSCEMDAVLQSEIKDFENLPDRFKDFLFYLRCKNYSLVFDQPDKCKDKPFLLLAIKSLTPQFDRRQAIRESWGKELKVHNMTVVRVFLLGETPTEDNHPNLSALVKYESERYNDILLWNYRDTFFNLTLKEVLFLKWVSHSCADVQFIFKGDDDVFVNTHQILDYLKTLSAEKAKNLFIGDVIKDAGPHRDKKLKYYIPESIYEGSYPPYAGGGGFLYSGNLALRLHNATSKVLLFPIDDVYTGMCLQKLGLAPEKHKGFKTFDIEEKHKNNICSYSNLILVHPRKPQEMIKIWSRLQDSSLNC, from the coding sequence ATGAGTATTGGAAGGAGAAGATTAAAACTGGTGGGGATCTTAATGATGGTCAATTTCTTCATTTATGTAATCGTCGAGGTATCGAAGAGCGACAGCCAAGACAAAAGTGGAAAAGGACAGCTTCTCCTACCCCATGGTAAATTCTGGAGGGAACACACGGCTAGCAGTGCCTATTGGAATAGAGAACAGCAAAAACTGGATAGATTGTATAATCCAATACTGAATATGCTAAACAATGTTACAGTGGAGGAGATGGTGGCTTCCAATGCGAGTCTTCTAAACTCGTGTGAAATGGACGCAGTTCTTCAGTCCGAAATAAAGGACTTTGAGAACTTACCAGATAGATTTAAAGACTTCCTTTTTTATTTAAGATGTAAGAATTATTCACTGGTGTTTGACCAGCCAGATAAGTGTAAAGACAAGCCATTCTTACTGCTGGCCATCAAGTCCCTTACGCCACAGTTTGATAGAAGGCAAGCCATACGGGAGTCCTGGGGGAAAGAACTGAAAGTACATAACATGACCGTTGTTAGGGTGTTCCTTCTGGGAGAGACTCCAACAGAAGATAATCACCCCAATCTTTCTGCTCTGGTTAAATATGAAAGTGAGAGGTATAATGACATCCTCCTTTGGAATTATAGGGACACTTTCTTTAATTTGACTTTGAAAGAAGTTCTCTTCCTGAAGTGGGTCAGTCACTCTTGTGCAGATGTCCAGTTTATCTTTAAAGGAGATGATGATGTTTTTGTGAATACCCATCAGATCCTGGATTACTTGAAGACGTTGTCTGCAGAAAAAGCCAAAAACTTATTTATTGGGGATGTGATCAAAGATGCTGGACCACATAGAGACAAGAAACTGAAATACTACATTCCTGAGAGCATATATGAAGGTTCTTACCCACCGTATGCTGGGGGTGGAGGCTTCCTGTATTCTGGTAATCTGGCACTAAGACTTCACAATGCCACATCCAAGGtcctcctgtttcccattgatgATGTATATACTGGAATGTGCCTTCAGAAACTTGGGCTTGCTCCAGAGAAACACAAGGGATTCAAGACATTTGATATAGAGGAGAAACACAAGAATAACATTTGTTCCTATTCAAACTTAATTTTAGTCCATCCTAGAAAGCCTCAAGAAATGATTAAGATTTGGTCCCGGTTGCAAGACTCTAGTTTAAACTGTTAG